A section of the Elizabethkingia anophelis R26 genome encodes:
- a CDS encoding heavy metal translocating P-type ATPase, giving the protein MTTNNSNKGIIYLPLEDVESEHCALIVEKGLEQVKGTENHKVELNNRRAVITVNNNEVIADAVKAVKDLGYGVTTTKATYPVLGMTCASCAGSAENIVKNESGVVNASVNFATGNLSVEYLPNMTNTIQLQKAVLSGGYDLLIEDESTQHETLEAIHNRKFKLLKKKTLWAVLLSIPVVIIGMFFMEIPYANPIMWLFSTPVVLWLGKDFFVNAWKQAKHKSANMDTLVALSTGIAYIFSVFNMLFADFWHQRGLHAHVYFEAASVIIAFILLGKLLEEKAKGNTSSAIKKLMGLQPKNVIVIQEDGTERQMAIEEVEVGNIIMVKPGEKIAVDGIVTSGNSYLDESMLSGEPIPVLKKENEKVFAGTINQKGSFQFKAVKVGKETMLAQIIKMVQDAQGSKAPVQKLVDKIAGIFVPTVISIAILTFILWLVWGGQNAVVQGLLAAITVLVIACPCALGLATPTAIMVGVGKGAENGILIKDAESLELAKKINTVVLDKTGTITEGKPQVTGIKWYNNDDTAKNILLSIEKQSEHPLADAVVKHLNEAATTPLSMFESITGKGAKADHNNETYLVGNKKFLTENNIIITKDLLKQADEWSKQSKTVIWFSNSKLALSVLAISDKIKETSVQAIKEMQDRGIELYMLTGDNEATARSIAEQTGIKHYKAEVMPQDKANFVKELQQQGKIVAMVGDGINDSTALATADVSIAMGKGSDIAMDVAKMTIISSDLTKIPQAIKLSRQTVATIKQNLFWAFIYNLIGLPIAAGILYPVNGFLLNPMIAGAAMALSSVSVVSNSLRLKWKK; this is encoded by the coding sequence ATGACAACTAATAATAGTAATAAGGGGATAATATATCTTCCTTTGGAAGATGTTGAGAGTGAACATTGTGCATTAATTGTAGAAAAAGGACTGGAGCAGGTAAAAGGTACAGAAAACCATAAAGTAGAACTGAATAACCGAAGAGCTGTTATAACGGTAAATAATAACGAAGTGATTGCCGATGCAGTAAAAGCGGTTAAGGATCTTGGTTATGGAGTTACCACAACCAAAGCAACCTACCCTGTTTTAGGAATGACATGTGCTTCCTGTGCAGGTAGCGCCGAAAATATTGTAAAAAATGAATCTGGTGTAGTTAATGCTTCTGTAAACTTTGCTACAGGAAATCTGAGTGTAGAATATCTTCCCAATATGACCAACACTATACAGCTTCAAAAAGCAGTATTATCTGGTGGTTACGATTTGTTGATTGAAGATGAATCTACACAACACGAAACTCTGGAAGCTATTCATAACCGGAAATTCAAGCTACTAAAAAAGAAAACATTGTGGGCAGTGTTACTGTCGATACCAGTAGTTATTATCGGAATGTTTTTCATGGAAATACCTTATGCAAACCCTATCATGTGGTTGTTTTCTACACCAGTTGTATTGTGGCTTGGAAAGGATTTCTTTGTAAATGCATGGAAACAGGCAAAACATAAATCTGCCAATATGGATACATTGGTAGCATTGAGTACAGGTATTGCCTATATATTCAGTGTATTCAACATGTTATTTGCAGATTTCTGGCACCAAAGAGGATTGCATGCTCATGTTTATTTTGAGGCAGCATCTGTAATTATTGCATTTATTTTATTGGGGAAACTATTAGAAGAAAAGGCTAAAGGCAATACATCTTCAGCCATAAAGAAACTAATGGGATTACAACCCAAAAATGTTATTGTGATACAAGAAGATGGTACAGAGCGACAAATGGCTATAGAAGAGGTAGAAGTTGGTAATATCATCATGGTAAAGCCCGGAGAAAAAATTGCAGTCGACGGAATAGTTACTTCAGGAAATTCCTATTTGGATGAAAGCATGCTGAGTGGAGAACCTATTCCGGTGCTAAAAAAGGAAAATGAAAAAGTATTTGCCGGCACCATAAACCAAAAAGGTAGTTTTCAATTTAAAGCTGTAAAAGTAGGTAAAGAAACGATGCTAGCTCAGATTATCAAAATGGTACAGGATGCACAAGGCAGTAAAGCACCCGTTCAGAAGCTGGTGGATAAGATTGCGGGTATCTTTGTTCCTACAGTAATCAGTATTGCTATACTTACCTTTATTTTATGGCTTGTTTGGGGAGGGCAAAATGCTGTTGTACAAGGATTGCTTGCAGCTATTACTGTACTGGTCATTGCATGTCCTTGTGCATTAGGATTGGCTACTCCTACAGCTATTATGGTTGGTGTGGGAAAAGGTGCTGAAAATGGTATTCTTATAAAAGATGCTGAAAGCCTTGAGCTGGCAAAAAAAATAAATACTGTTGTATTGGACAAAACGGGAACTATTACCGAAGGGAAGCCACAGGTAACTGGTATCAAATGGTATAATAATGACGATACCGCTAAAAATATTTTACTGAGTATTGAAAAACAGTCCGAACATCCGCTGGCTGATGCTGTGGTAAAACATCTTAATGAGGCTGCAACCACTCCTCTTTCTATGTTCGAAAGTATTACTGGTAAAGGAGCAAAAGCTGATCATAATAACGAAACTTATTTGGTAGGGAACAAAAAATTTCTGACAGAAAATAATATAATTATTACAAAAGACCTTTTAAAACAAGCTGATGAATGGAGTAAACAATCAAAAACTGTAATCTGGTTTTCCAACAGTAAACTTGCTCTGTCGGTGTTGGCAATATCTGACAAAATCAAAGAAACATCGGTTCAGGCTATTAAAGAAATGCAAGATAGAGGTATCGAATTATACATGCTAACCGGAGACAATGAGGCTACTGCCAGATCTATAGCCGAACAGACTGGTATAAAACATTACAAAGCAGAAGTAATGCCTCAGGATAAAGCCAATTTTGTAAAAGAACTGCAACAACAAGGAAAAATAGTAGCAATGGTTGGTGACGGAATCAATGACAGTACAGCATTGGCTACCGCTGATGTAAGTATAGCAATGGGTAAAGGAAGCGATATTGCAATGGATGTAGCGAAGATGACTATTATTTCTTCAGATCTGACCAAAATACCTCAGGCTATAAAATTATCCCGACAGACGGTTGCTACAATCAAACAAAATTTGTTCTGGGCATTTATTTATAATCTCATCGGGTTGCCAATTGCAGCGGGTATTCTTTACCCTGTTAATGGTTTCTTACTCAATCCTATGATAGCTGGTGCAGCAATGGCTTTGAGTAGTGTAAGTGTGGTAAGTAACAGCTTACGTCTAAAGTGGAAAAAATAA
- a CDS encoding HD domain-containing protein has product MLPDTLLKQIDFIKEIDKLKYIQRRTKLFNSDRNENDAEHSWHLAMMAIVLAEHANEPVDILKVVKMVLIHDIVEIDAGDTFIYDAQKNHSNTDEERLAAQRIFGILPNEQAKELIATWEEFEAGETPEAKFARAMDRLEPLLQNTSNNGGTWNTPGVNYTKVYAKKVAIKDGAENIWEYAEGLINDSVEKGILKKE; this is encoded by the coding sequence ATGCTTCCGGATACACTGCTCAAACAAATAGATTTTATCAAAGAAATTGACAAGCTCAAATACATTCAGCGCAGGACAAAACTGTTCAATAGCGACCGCAATGAGAATGATGCGGAACATAGCTGGCATCTGGCTATGATGGCGATTGTATTAGCTGAACATGCTAATGAACCGGTAGATATACTGAAGGTTGTTAAGATGGTGCTGATTCATGATATTGTAGAAATAGATGCAGGCGATACCTTTATCTATGACGCGCAAAAGAATCACAGCAATACAGATGAGGAAAGATTGGCGGCTCAGCGTATATTTGGGATATTACCTAATGAACAGGCAAAAGAACTGATTGCAACATGGGAAGAATTTGAAGCCGGTGAAACGCCGGAAGCAAAATTTGCCAGAGCAATGGACAGATTGGAACCTTTATTGCAAAATACTTCTAATAATGGAGGTACATGGAATACACCGGGAGTGAATTATACTAAAGTATATGCTAAAAAAGTTGCCATTAAAGACGGAGCTGAAAATATATGGGAGTATGCGGAAGGTCTTATCAACGACAGTGTAGAGAAAGGAATTTTAAAGAAAGAGTAA
- a CDS encoding helix-turn-helix domain-containing protein: MSTLFIKNMVCDRCTNVVQNELEKLGLEVKYIKLGEVTLANELTSDEKYAVENSLISFGFQIIDDKKSRIIEKIKNTIIDLVHHQNNNIKNNLSDILSDTLHHDYNYLSNLFSEVEGTTIEKYFIAQKIEKVKELLVYDELTLSEIALRLNYSSISYLSNQFRKVTGLTPSHFKQIREDKRKPLDKV; this comes from the coding sequence ATGAGTACTTTATTTATCAAAAATATGGTTTGTGATCGTTGCACCAATGTTGTTCAGAACGAATTAGAAAAACTCGGACTGGAAGTTAAATATATAAAGCTAGGTGAAGTTACGCTTGCTAATGAATTGACTTCTGATGAAAAATATGCAGTAGAAAATTCACTGATCTCTTTTGGCTTTCAGATAATAGATGATAAAAAAAGCAGAATCATAGAAAAGATAAAAAACACTATTATTGATTTGGTACACCACCAAAACAATAATATAAAAAATAATTTGTCTGATATTCTGAGTGACACTCTTCATCATGACTATAATTATTTATCGAATCTTTTCTCCGAAGTAGAAGGTACTACTATTGAAAAATATTTTATTGCTCAGAAAATTGAAAAAGTAAAAGAATTACTGGTATATGATGAGCTGACTTTAAGTGAGATTGCCCTGCGTCTTAACTATTCCAGTATTTCATATCTAAGTAACCAGTTTCGGAAAGTAACAGGACTTACCCCAAGTCATTTTAAACAAATTCGCGAAGACAAAAGAAAGCCACTGGACAAAGTTTAA